The genomic region ATAGTTGTACCCATGTCGTGAGACGCATAACGGCGTTTCGACCGAAATGACAAAGACAGCCGGCGGTGAAAACCGCCGGCTGTCCTGGGGATCTGAAGATGCGCCGTCTAAGAGAGACACGGCGCTCTCAGACGTAACGCTTGATGAAGTCCAGGGACGTTTGGGCGACTTCACGCCAGCCGCTGTCGACGGTCAGGGCGTGGCCCCGGCCGGGGATCTGAACGACCTCGGTGACGCCGGGGTTGTCTCGCTGGCGCTCGTACGACGCTTTTGTGATCGCCCAGGGAACCGTATTGTCTTTCTCACCGGAGATGAGCAGCAGCGGTCCGCGATCCGAATTCTCGGTATCGACCTTCGCTTCCGTCCAGGGATCGAGGTTGGCGGTGGCGGCCTGGAAGAGCGGCGCGCCCGCAGCCGGCACGGCGAAGGTCTTGTAGAGCTCCATGGCCTCCGTTTCGCTGACGGCGTTGGCGAAGCCGAAACGGAACTGATCGTAGGTGAGCGGGATCGCGCGGTTACGATTGGCGGGATTGCCCAGGACCGGCCAGG from Capsulimonas corticalis harbors:
- a CDS encoding alpha/beta hydrolase; the encoded protein is MQQVARANATALPPVVFVHGLWLLPSSWDRWAAMFEEAGYTALTPGWPDDPETVAEANAHPEVMAHKTVGQVADHFAEIIRALDIKPAIVGHSFGGLLAQILAGRGLASATVAIDAAPFRGVLPLPFSALKSAWPVLGNPANRNRAIPLTYDQFRFGFANAVSETEAMELYKTFAVPAAGAPLFQAATANLDPWTEAKVDTENSDRGPLLLISGEKDNTVPWAITKASYERQRDNPGVTEVVQIPGRGHALTVDSGWREVAQTSLDFIKRYV